From the Gordonia bronchialis DSM 43247 genome, one window contains:
- a CDS encoding glutaredoxin family protein, whose amino-acid sequence MSITVYTRPSCGPCRATKAALDKARLEYDVVDISQDDAARDYVMALGYLQAPVVVAGDQHWSGFRPERIRKLAAVA is encoded by the coding sequence ATGAGCATTACCGTTTACACCCGACCCTCGTGCGGCCCGTGCAGGGCCACCAAGGCGGCACTCGACAAGGCCCGCCTCGAGTACGACGTCGTCGACATCAGTCAGGACGACGCCGCGCGCGACTACGTGATGGCCCTGGGGTACCTCCAGGCGCCGGTCGTGGTCGCGGGCGACCAGCACTGGTCCGGCTTCCGTCCCGAGAGGATCAGGAAGCTCGCCGCGGTGGCGTAA